TCTAACTTGAATTGCACAGATTGTGTCACTTGTAACATAATTTCTAATCAATCTCTGGTTCTTTAACTTCCAGGGAAATATGGTTTATTCTGCCGATCTAAGGGCTTACAGTCCGAGCTTGAATTTCGATATTTGAACTGCACGTGCTGCTGGAGGAGTCGTATCCCTGTTGCAGGCTTTGAAACACTAAATGGCACTCTCTCTTCTATTACTCCATGCGACGACCACAAGTCGCTAGATGCCTACTACACTTCAGAGCAGCGAGCTGTCATTCTGCAAATCCTCAACAATGCGACTGAGTCGGAGCTCGCAGCTGTAAAGCTGTTGCGTGGCCGAAAGTCTGTCaacattgtggattacaggactAGACATGGGCCATTTAAAGATCTGGAAAGCGTAATTAACGTGCCGCTTCTGAAGCACAAGAGTGCTGTCACTGTTTTCAATTCGATTCTCAACCCCTCACAGAAGACGGAGAAAAGAAAACTTAGGGTCCAGCTAGCCAagttcatcagaccagaggtgGAGAGAACTTGGCTAGAGGTGAGTTTGTTAGCACAACTACTAGTACTCCTAGAGCATCTGCCAGTGCCAAGAGGTTTGGGCACAATCCCATGTGCAACGGAAGAGGGTTGATTTGCTAACTTTAATAGATTTTATTATGCGACAAAGAAGATCAATTTCATGACgcggtagtatgtcccaatactggcatacttgCTTAAGATAGACTTAATAGTAGACTACGTACTTTACTACGTACTTTTCACTGGTGCAGTACGTACATTTTGTATGCAGTACGAGTATGCAAATTGAGACTCGGCCTCTGCTTGTCTTTTCAACCCAAGTCACCACTTCTTatcataggtcttcaaccctcttcTCTGGGACACCTAAACATTCCCCAATTATGCTTTAGCCCTAAACAGGCCCACCTAACTCAATAGTCAAGGCCTTGATGATTTGCTGACAAGTGAAATCAGGTATACTGGCTCTGGAAAAGGTCAAACATATCGGATGGCTGCGGGTCCCAGAGGAGAGGGTTAAAAACCTCTGCGACGTACAATATCCCACTGTTCCTTCATCATAATCTTCTCATTTCAGGAAGCCAGTTCCATAGTATCCATTGTGTGTGGAGTGAATAAAATAGCCTGGGCACATGTGGATCGGGGCATGAATGTACTGGAGTGGAAACATGAGGATTGCCCAAACTTCCTGAAAGGAACCTATATGGCTTCAGCATACTTGGATGATGTAAGTAATTTCCTTGCACTATTTCGTCCTCTCCGGTTATATCTGTggctagtgatggccatttgaggcttcattggTGTTactttagcagcaggatattatgctgtcaacactcagattttctttatcacaataaaagccaccattgaaatgtataaagcaATATAAgaaacaatctagtctgtgaaaaagaaaagacaagaataacactggaacggacattaaacatgaaatgtatatttcaatgatggcttatTTTCGAAAAAGATAATcagagttagcactgctagcataatatcctgctgctagaagaacagtaatgaagcctcgaatggccatcactatctGTGGCCCTTTCTTTTAGAACACAACTCCCAACTGATTCCCCAGATTTTAAGATTGCATCAAGCGTTTCTACTTTTTTTCACACTGCTCGGCCATGTGGAAAAAAGCTCATTTAGGTTGTCTAGAGGAGATTAAGCAATATAATTAATTTATATTGAGTCTGACGAAGTAAGTAATCGTGTTTGTTCCAAGACACATGCCCATAGCTAAACTTGTCCCCACGCTATTATGCACAGCGCCTACCATTCAAAGTTGGTCTTCGGGAATGGGGCTGTATAACCCTTTTACATGTTAAATGTTCACAAACATTGCTTCAAGAGGGCGATGCACTAGTCAGAAGTAACTAACAAGGTGTCGTTGGTTTCTGCTTTCTTTTGCCTCCAAAACACGCACTCATCCCTGCTTGAAGTCAGTTTGACGTCACCTGGAAAACCGTCTGTAGGAGTGTAAAGTAGTTCTCATCTTTTAGCTAGTCAAAATACTGCGAAGGCTGAGCCAACCACTTCATGCTACCAACAAATAGCATACAACAGTTTTTTGTGTCATAAGGAACAAGTTGTAATGAAGTAAGAACTTTGTTGTTATGCTGCTGGTCAGAGCTAGTGAGACTGCTCAGCTGCGCTGCATGAGTACACTGCGGTTCTACAGCAATATTATATGTGATGTAGCGATTGGTGTTTCTgtgcacaaaaacaaaactgttgtGGGAGATGATTGGTCGGTGGAATCAACCAATTAAACCATGCCTTAGAATGTGACAGTCGTCCCCGGAATATTTCACGGCTTTCATAATGCCTGACGTTGGTCGAAGTGCTCATCCAGAACTTCTGCAAATGCTGGCAGGAATGTCTGGGAACAAGATTTGCCTGCATCTAAGACACCTTAACTGAATGCAACCTATGAAACCGTATTTCCGTCTTGTCAACAGATTTCTACTGTGGTTTCCCACCTCCCCAAGACTGACTTCTTTGTGGTGGAGAAGCCGTCTATCTCATTGCAGAACACCACCCTCTACCCGGTGATGGCCCACATGCGGACGGTGGAGGCAATGCTGTTTGCCCTGCTGGAGCCCCGCCACACCCATCCTGACGTCACTGCTCCTCCTAAGGTGCTAAACATGATACGCACCGCCACTGGCCGCCATTTTGACCTCATGGTGGGCGAATCACGCACTAGCGGAGCCCAGACGGTTCGAAGGATGATGACCGAGTCTGTGACCCAGAAGATTTCAAGAGTGAGGTTCCCACACGACCTGTTGGTGAAATACCGGAACTCTTTCCAGATGAGGGGGCGGGACAACGGGGAGGAGCTGTGTGATGCGCTGTTACAAGCAGTAGCGTTCTACGAGCTGCTCTGTGATTCCAAGTAGCTTGTTACAAGAACGGACGTCTTTAATGCTCTTGCTCTCATCAGAGATAAAGACTGGTAGGTTAATGAACAAATGTATACGACTGACTTAGTGATGTGATCATATTGGAGGTCTGATGAAGAcgagtgtttggtgtgtgtataCTAACTACAGCCCTTCCAACCTGTTCACCCAGACGGTTGCATTGGAGGTGTATATTTGTAATGGAGGCAGGAGCATGTGATATGACTACAGACATGTGCTTCTCATTTTACTGTGAAAATGAGGCCCCCCAATTCCTGGCACTACCGATTTTTTGTGGGTAACAAGGAAGTGGGTGAGGATGTAGTGCATGTGAAGGGTACCTTTTCACTTAAATTTTCATGTAGTGAATAAAAACCAATTTCTACCTATTTGAATTTGTTACCTTCCCATTTTACTGGACCAACAGTTTAGTCACAAACGTTAATTTGAATCCCAGCCCCTGGTCTCTGGTCAACACCATGGGTAGACGACAAGATTAGAATAGATTGGATAGGAGGGAGATTCTGTTTGTTAAATAGTGTCCTCAGTTATTGGGACAGTATATTTTTGGggatttaaaaatcaaacataCAATCAATTGTCAGTTTTGGATAGTATTTTTTAACATATTGAACATTTGGAACATCAGAGCACTGGTGGGCTCAGAAATTGCAAAGGCCTAGTAGGCCAAGGAAGACCACTAAACCGGATGACCGAAGAATTTTCATATTGGCTCCAAACATAATTCTATACCGACTACAGTGTTTTTCATTGTGAAagggtaaaatgttttttgactgACTCAAATCTGATTGAACATGCCTTACAATTGCTTAAGATGAAATCTAAGGCGAAAATAcatcaaaacaaacaactgaagatggGTTCAATACAGACCTTAACAGCATTAACAGAAAAGCCACCTAGAGCCTTGTGAGTGCCAATGGCATCAatcatgtcaccagaataaTACCCTTGACATtctaaatatttaaagaaacaatCAGCTCTTCCCTGTTCTATTCACCACACAGTTGACATAGTCATAACTTATTTAATCAGTAGCCAAATAAAATAAGGCTTTCCAGAGTCTGAATGGGAGGATGATAACATCATTGAGATTTCAAATGGATTTaaattatacaattattttatattagcaTTAAAGGTGCTTTATGCAACTTCACGACACTTATCGGCAGTGAGTTGTATATCGGTTCTATAACTATTAggatctgacattgtcattacaAACTATGACCATACTGACCtgtttgaagcagtgtcactTCCAACCATCAatgctggaacaatgaacacagacttttatttttaaatggggTTAAAGTTGATGGCCCTTTTCCATAACCACGGAACAtagaataaacaaagtaaacagttaaaccaatcaaaacataatctgggctatgtattgcgttgcATCGACATATTTCAGAGACTCGTTGATGGCTATCTAACGAATATGAAATCATAACTGCTAGTCTGCGCGTTATCTGGAACAATAATGTGCGCACTTCGACCGGTTTGCACAAGCTtaaatctagctaaaaggcaAAATAATTGCTTCTTCTGAGCAATGATCGCTTATGCATAAGGTTTAGTCAAACAACCCACGATGCatgcattatttaattttgCAGATAACACCAGGTTGTAACGCTATTTTCCAACAATAAATGGAATCAAGGAGTGTCTGCTCGGACACAATTTAACTCGTTAGCTTATTCTCTCAACCAAAAACGTTCCTAAAACGTATCTGCGTtcatacaaatagaataaacaagaacatCGAATGATTTTATACGTAGTATTGTTTCTCCGTCATCATTACACATATATATTTCCTTGActatctagccaactagctaatTGAGGCGATATAACCTACTTGTCAAGTAGAAAGgtagccaactctgcatcactgttcCCACAAACTTCAGCACTCGCCATCAAATGAAAAATTTACCCTCTTTTATCTTCTGCTTGCGTTCCTTACGTATATTTTCCTTTCTGGAGCGTtcagtgtaggctacatgaacccaaacaaagcttgtcattggccgtcacctcacacaccttcaaaAAAGTACACCCCTACAAACGTCCTTTACGTTCTACTTATAACCATGGCACTGGGGGtagtgtcagtcctgacactCTGCCAGAGACAGTTCTTTAACGTTTGACTGATGGTATGTAACGGTTATTATcggatattttaaatgttaaatgatgCATAAGGCACCTTTAAGGCATTGTCACATCAATTTCTCACTTTGAGGTCCCCCTCAAATTAAAAGATTTGTTTCCATCACACCTATTACAAGTAGAATTTTTTTACACAACCATGACTTAAAACAGAAACAGGCTCTCTCTTCACAAATGTGCAATCTATTATAATTTTGTGTTAATTGTTTGTGGCAATGGACATATATATAATACCTTCCAAAACAGCAATACTACAAAACACTACAgcgttaaatgtttttatttgacaaagCATAAAAATCTAAGTTAGATTTTATTCATTTGCATACAGTAGAAATGATCAAACTTCACAAGCATGAATGAATGTACAACACAGGTATATACAACCCCAGGAGTAAGCAAAGCTCTGTGCTCTATGAAGTCCAGTGGACATGTCAAATAAGTGTGCATTTCATGACAGTGTACCAACTTTGAAAATCCTAAGACATTTAAGATTGGAGGGAGTCTGAGAAGCCTGTCACTCAacaggtttttttatttttatttaattactgCCATTTGGCTTTCCTCTAAGAACATAATTAGCTAAATAGACTCAAAAGCAATACCAATATCTACCCTCTAAATAAACCCCACAGATGATAGAAATTGACAACcatttttaagttattttgaCCATAGTTCTGTGTTAACAATTCAGGGGAATTTGTGATAAAGCCACAAAATTTCACACAGAGCTAGGGAATATCTGAAAAAGTACTGATGTCCAAAATGCTGCCTGAACCCCTTGATTGAAGGGTTCATATTCAGCATGATTCTAATAACTTGCAAATATGGCTTGCATAATAAGTAATGGAAGGCTTATTGTCATGTCCAGTACATTCCTTAAATGATCAAATGCATGATTCTAAgtattgtaatgtaaaataaagataTATTTAAGGATCAGTCATTTGGGTAGAATACATGTCACACCGAATGACACATATGGCATACTTCCCAAAACCCCTAAAACATTTGAATCCATAATTGGGCTACATGTAACCATTAAATATCTTTGGAAATCTAGCCATAAGTCATGTCCAATATGGAGCTGGTTGAAAGCCCTCTTGGAAAGAGATGCAAGAGGGGGTTTTGGGCTAAATTAGAAACTAgctgtttgtaaatatttagtAGCTTTATCaaaagttaaaaacattttaatgtagctGGACTCGTCAAAATGACCCCATTAAGATCTTCCTGTATTTTATAATGAGTATAAGTCTGATCTGTGGGTTTACATTTTTGGGGTACCCTTACCAAGTCATTTCTACATTTATGCAGGTTTCTCACTCATTTCTTGATATTCAGTTCAAaattaaggccctgcttcatcgCATAAACTCCCAGTGGACTCGAGACCTTTGATGTGGAGATATGTCTTCTTAAGCACATTTGATGCAGTTCTGGTTCCTGTCAACTAGAAACTCTATACCAGAATTGCAACTTGCCGGCATAGATGCACTTTCCAGTGTTCTACTTGGATTGAGATCACTGGAAGCCAAGCTGCCACTTGAACACAATGCAACTGTATTTGATAGCTTACCCTCCCAAAACCAGATTTTCTTCTATTATGACAGTTTGGTTGACTGACTACGTCAGAGAATGCCTCCAATCTTTAAGTGTCCAGTAATTATAAAGTTTGATAATCCTACTGTAAAATGCACAATCTCCGTACCAAGTTTGATAACCCTATCAAATGCACAATCCTAGGTTTATTTGGTTCTTCTCCGCTGGACTAATGCACTTGTAGAAATCTGATTGGATCTGACCGGTGTCAATCTCAGATTGAGCCTGTAGCATTTATCTTCTTCACATGCATTGTAACTACAATCAAATGTCACGGGAAGTCCTCAGCAAGGAGCCGCAAGCTAGCCTTAGGGAGGCTGAAGTGAATACTCCTGAGGTAATGCAGAAACCTAGTAATGGCAAGACAGAGTCGGACTAAATGAGCACTCATTCAACAAATCTCTCATTCAACAAGTCATGCAATTAAAGCctcaatgtaatcataatgaAAGCAATAATAAAAGGGATTCCAATCGGTTTTGGTCCAACTGTATTTCTGTTGTGGACCTGAGGTtacacacacctcctccacaTGTGGATTGGATTATCTCACCTGCCGTTACGTGGGCTCTGCTCCCGGGCCCTCTCAGATTGGCAGATGGCGCGAAGGACCGGCAAGTAGTCCACAACGGCAGCCTGCTTGTTTCCCAGGGTGCAGAGGGCTTGGCTTGAGAGAATGGTCCTGATGAGGTCATGTCTCCTTTGGACCACACTGGAAGACAGACATCAGATCCCTCTGTGACTCATCAAAGTAGAGCTTGGTTCGCGGCCACACTGGGACAGATTTCATTTGTCTCCGTGATTTCCAGCGCTTTCACAAACAGCGGCGTACGTTGTAGGAGAGTGGAGATGACGTGTGTGTCCCTGTCTAGGAATTGCTTAGATATTTTCTCTGACGCCTATTTCTAATTAATACCGATCAGTTTGAATCACATTGTGACTGCACATGTGGTAAATATGAACTGGACAATGTGGCTTAGAAATTAACATAAAGATAAAGGACAACAACAAGCCACTGAACTACTCACCCAGGTTCACAGGGAGTAGTCTCACAGGTACTGAAGCCCTGTCTGTGAGGGGCAACCGGGAGCGTGGGTTTCTCCACTGTGCTATCCTGCTTCTCCCCTCTCAGCCCCTGGGTACGAGTCAACCCATTCCAAACCCCAGCCAGGCACCTCTGgaagcccaggacctccacagcAGCCTGGATCTCCAGAGTCCTCTCCCAGCCCCACGTGCTGCCATCCTCCTCCCTCATCTCATCCTGTAATCCATCCATTACCTCGGCCCCGGTCCAGACCAGCTCCTCTGGCCTGCATGGGCCAGCCTTAGGCGCTGATAGAGAGGCATCGGTGAAGGACATGAGGTCCATGAAATCAGCTATGGCTTCTAAGCGGTGAGACGTCAATTTATCCACTGCCTTCTCAGCGGTATGTTGGTCATCATTAATATTCAGTGTTTTGAATGACCTGGAATCGGAGCTTTGCACCCGGTTTCTCCTCCTCAGCCTGGAGCCAGAAGACACCTTAACTGAGCCGGTCTGATCCTGGATCAGTGGGATGGGAGGGTTGATGTCAGGTGGTGGTGTTTCATCCTGGGGCCTAGGGTGAGGCACTCCCTGGGGGCTGAGGGCCGGCTGTGCTTTGGTGCTGGCTGGGAGGCGAAGGAGAAGCTCCAGGTTTGAGTGCAGGAGAGCTACGCCTGTCCTCCAGCTCTCAGTCAGGGTCTCCATCAGATTGAGAATGTCTGGTTCTGCCCAGGGGTGGCACTGAGGaatcaaagagaaagaaacctCATTTGTTAGTCTTTCACTGACTGTTCTACCAGGGAAGAAAAGCATTCAATGTCCACAAGACAAAATGCACATCTGGTCTAAAACCCTCTTGGGATTTGTGAAGTCCTGTGCAGGTTTTCGAAACCCTTGTTAACACTAAATTGTTTAACTTCCTATCAACGTTATGACTAACACTATTGAAGGGGGACAACACAAACTGGGTGGCCAAAATATTACTGGAGTGGTCTGCAGGTCCTGAATGGTTCCAGTGTTCAAACCCAGCATGCTTTGGGTGCAGCTCATCGCAGACGCCGGGCCTCCTCCACTGCAGGCCCAGAGCTGTAGCTGCAACACACTCCGTCGGATGTCCGCCTTGTTCAGGTTTATCAGAGAGGTCACGCTCTCTGGACCAGCTTTGACGTTCTCAGCCAGGCACAGCAGTTGCAGGTAACTGCAGACGTTCAGCTGGGAAGGAGAACCAACGGACACAAAATGGAGTACCGGCTTCGTACTGTCAGCTGGAAACAGGACGCTATGGTGTCAGGATGCTCGACTCACCACTGAAGGTGTTTTGAAAAGCGCCGTTTCGAAGTCGCCGTCAAGCTTGAAGTAGGGATCTGGAGAAAGTTTTTTGAGTTAGGATTCAACCTTTCATTATTCAACTTTTCATTATGGATTGATTGAACATTGTACAGTACACACCACTCGTGGTCAGTATCACAGGTCTCTTGGTGGTCTTCATGAAGGTCTGGATTGCTGTGAGAAATCCGGCGTCGTCGTTGAATATGACATCAACCTGAGGGACAGTGGGCTGAGCTAGGTCACTTCATCCAAATGACACATTGTGCAGTCCAGTCTTTGAGCAGTGGCTGGTGTGctactgaaataaaacatgtgaCGTCCATGCTCGGTACCTCCTCAAAGAGAATAAGTGATGTTGCAGTCCTTTTAGTCGTTTTACAAGTTGGTGGGCCTTTATTGTCTGGTGACAGTTCACTGAACTGAACCTCCTTCATAGTCCCTGTCTTGATAGATCTAACACCTGTGGAAGAAATGAAAAGATCAACCGTTACGCAAAAGGTTAACCATATCCATTTACTGCAGTCTCTGTGTGGTTACGTGAACATGCAAggtgtttcctgtttttcttAACTGTTTGTTTGCTGCTCATGTTTCGTCGTCAATGAAGGCCCGTCTAAATTCATGATCTCCGGTTTACTCTTCATCTTGAAGAAACTAGACAGCGTGACGCAAGCCTCACTGCCGCCGCCTCTTTTGTGGCGGGAAGTACGAGGAGGCGCTCCCTTTGCAGAAGACGATACAACCTTTTTGGGAAAGGGCACTTTACCTAAAGAGAGCCCGACATAGGTTGCACACGCTGCAGTGGGAACTCCTCTACTTACTGTAACCTTTAATGAGGTCTGTAGTTTGGTCTTCACAAGTGGGATTTGCTTACTAGTTGCTGGGTAAGATTTTGTCGAGCTGGTGTTGTTGCAGCTACTGAGGTAAGATGGTCTGAGAGTGCTGCTCTCCTGCGTTTCCACCAGGTGAGATTGGGTGGCCTCTCTCAGTTGAGTCAAGACATGGTGACCACTGCGCTGGGAGGAAGCGTTCACTTCAAACACCTGCAGGGGCCAAGGACACAAGCAGCCAAGATGGGCATTTGGTAATGAAATCACCCAAATACTGCACACACAGGTTTAACGCACACAACAGATCAAATTTGTTTCTTTTAATGGTTTGACCCTAAACACTTATCTAATTATCCACAACCTCCAGTTAAATTGTGACATGAAGTAAAGCATACAGGAAGGTCTCTTTATCATACCCTACCACCAGTTGGTAGGTCCTGCGTGAACGATTCTGCCAAGTCTCCCAAGTAGTCATAGACTGACCTGAAAGCCCAGCTCCTGGGAACAGGCGTATACTGAGGCAGTCTTGCCCACCCCTGGAGGTCCTGTGATCAGCATGGTGTTACACAGATCCCCCTCCTCAGCCACGCCGGTCTCTCCCTGGAAGTCGCCACAGTCCCAAGTGTCTGCACAGCCAAACCAGAGGTTGACGCTTCAATCAGTGATCTTCATCAACAGTGATTTTTGGATCCTTTATTATTGTTACACAAGACACTGGTCTTAAGTTATGGTCAACATTattagatatattttttattttaccattgCTGTTAGTGTTTTCCGCTGATTTCCTTTCTtgttcttttctcctctcttcagAGTCAGCCCTCAGTTTCCATTTTTTTAACCAACTGCAATGACAGAAATTaaggaaatacatttatgaTTAATCAATATCataattttttactttgatCTTGAAGGACTAGTGTTGTACAGATCACCTGTGTAGCTTCTTTACAGAGGACGAGTTGTCAACTATCTCGCTTGAGTGCTGAGGTTGGTACTTCTCTGTCCACAGCACATCCTCAAGATAGTGAACTTGACAGCAAAAAATAAACCACAGGTACATATTTTAGATAATAACAACAGATCCAAGTGCACCTGTATCGTCATATACCCGAAAAAGTTGAAGCTTcagaccagtaactgaaaggctGCTTGATTGAATGCCGGAGCTGGCATGGTGACATTTAATATAACTCTTATTGCTCCCTTTGAAAGTAAGTTACATGGTAGTTGGACCGTGTGTGGAATTGACaactaaaataatgtattattaggTATTATAAatcaggtggtttgaatcctgactcGCTGAAAGCAGTGGTATATGAAACCCTGACATCACGTAACCTTTTACTGTTATAATTGCAtttgttatttatattattgcCTTATTATAAGGCATCGCGGGTGTTGGTGATGTATTGCCAATACATCACAGCTGAATTAAGACACTATGATGCATTGTTACAAGGAACTGCTCTtcgctgtggtatattggccacatACCACAGCCCCTCATGCATTGCTTAAAAACCATTGGTTTGGGGAATAAAGATAGGACATACAACAAAGGATAAAtagtttgtattttaaaaacatacctGTGTTTAGAATCATTACCTCTTTTATGGCATATCTGTGTCTGGACAGGATAGGCCGGAGGAGATTCTGCTTGGTTTGGTGTGTTAGGTGTCTGACCCGGATGCATCAGACATTCAACCTGCCCCTTTTGCTGCTTGAGTCTGTGGGTTCGGCTCAGCCTGCTTCTTCTGGGCTGGGCCCCTGACTTTTGACACTCCTTGACTTGCTGGACTAAAGAGGGACAATAACCAGTCAAGAAGGTCTCCTCTTTCCCCGGGTTACACCTTTGACGCTTGCATTCTGTTGAAGTGTCGCCCATCTCAATTGGAtgtttcctcttctctcttacAGGGCTTGGCAGAGATGTAGCACTGATGTCTTTCtctaaaacaaaacaccaaTGAGAATGAATCTGAAACAGGAAAATGCTCCACAGACAATACATATGACAGTAAAAACATGACACAGAATATAATTGTCTAGTCTCTCAATCTTACCTGGGGTTTTAGACGCCTGTAGACTATCTGTGTATTTCTTCAGCAACATAGCAAAGACTCTTCTGACTGGGAACAGTGGATTGGACGCTTTGATTTCGTCAAGCAAACTCTTCTGTACCGGCAATGACAActcatctctctgcctctcagtCTGGCTGCATTTAAGTGTTGAGCTGGACTCATTGAGTGCCAATTCATATTCCAGCTTTCCAGCGCTGGAGCCACACAACTCTGAAACCACTACGTCTTTCAAAGGGTCCTCGATAAGGCATGTTGATGTTTTGCGGTGTGTGTTGCGCTTTAGTCTG
Above is a window of Esox lucius isolate fEsoLuc1 chromosome 9, fEsoLuc1.pri, whole genome shotgun sequence DNA encoding:
- the atad5b gene encoding ATPase family AAA domain-containing protein 5b isoform X1, which gives rise to MKSRLIDSTDNVFRKDFSREQFGCLGQHCFAMEKARCGRCADITKYLSHEPVSKKSVLSEHVADKEKPKISPWHIRGTCDEVPDRSLSRPAIRLHRLKRNTHRKTSTCLIEDPLKDVVVSELCGSSAGKLEYELALNESSSTLKCSQTERQRDELSLPVQKSLLDEIKASNPLFPVRRVFAMLLKKYTDSLQASKTPEKDISATSLPSPVREKRKHPIEMGDTSTECKRQRCNPGKEETFLTGYCPSLVQQVKECQKSGAQPRRSRLSRTHRLKQQKGQVECLMHPGQTPNTPNQAESPPAYPVQTQICHKRVHYLEDVLWTEKYQPQHSSEIVDNSSSVKKLHSWLKKWKLRADSEERRKEQERKSAENTNSNDTWDCGDFQGETGVAEEGDLCNTMLITGPPGVGKTASVYACSQELGFQVFEVNASSQRSGHHVLTQLREATQSHLVETQESSTLRPSYLSSCNNTSSTKSYPATSKQIPLVKTKLQTSLKVTVSRGVPTAACATYVGLSLGKVPFPKKVVSSSAKGAPPRTSRHKRGGGSEACVTLSSFFKMKSKPEIMNLDGPSLTTKHEQQTNSVRSIKTGTMKEVQFSELSPDNKGPPTCKTTKRTATSLILFEEVDVIFNDDAGFLTAIQTFMKTTKRPVILTTSDPYFKLDGDFETALFKTPSVLNVCSYLQLLCLAENVKAGPESVTSLINLNKADIRRSVLQLQLWACSGGGPASAMSCTQSMLGLNTGTIQDLQTTPCHPWAEPDILNLMETLTESWRTGVALLHSNLELLLRLPASTKAQPALSPQGVPHPRPQDETPPPDINPPIPLIQDQTGSVKVSSGSRLRRRNRVQSSDSRSFKTLNINDDQHTAEKAVDKLTSHRLEAIADFMDLMSFTDASLSAPKAGPCRPEELVWTGAEVMDGLQDEMREEDGSTWGWERTLEIQAAVEVLGFQRCLAGVWNGLTRTQGLRGEKQDSTVEKPTLPVAPHRQGFSTCETTPCEPGVVQRRHDLIRTILSSQALCTLGNKQAAVVDYLPVLRAICQSERAREQSPRNGRFLHYLRSIHFSLPKASLRLLAEDFP